One genomic window of Bartonella sp. JB63 includes the following:
- a CDS encoding peroxiredoxin — MFRKKVPNVTFHTRVRDESVGGDNPYRWQDVNSDTYFKGKRVILFSLPGAFTPTCSTFQLPDFEKLYDEFKKVGIDEIYCIAVNDAFVMNAWGKNQGIKNVKLIPDGSGEFTRKMGMLVAKDNIGFGMRSWRYAAVIQDGVIEQWFEEAGVSDNCSTDPYEVSSPQNILKALQR, encoded by the coding sequence ATGTTCAGAAAAAAAGTTCCTAATGTCACTTTCCACACACGTGTTCGTGATGAATCAGTAGGTGGTGATAATCCTTACCGGTGGCAAGATGTCAACAGTGACACTTATTTTAAAGGAAAACGGGTTATTCTTTTTTCTCTGCCTGGAGCCTTTACACCCACCTGCTCAACTTTTCAGCTTCCTGATTTTGAAAAACTCTATGACGAATTTAAAAAAGTCGGTATTGATGAAATTTATTGCATTGCTGTCAATGATGCTTTTGTTATGAACGCGTGGGGAAAAAATCAAGGCATTAAAAATGTAAAACTTATTCCTGATGGCTCAGGTGAATTCACACGTAAAATGGGCATGTTGGTTGCCAAAGATAATATTGGTTTTGGCATGCGGTCATGGCGTTATGCTGCTGTGATTCAGGATGGAGTGATCGAACAATGGTTTGAAGAAGCAGGCGTATCAGATAATTGTTCTACAGATCCTTATGAAGTCTCTTCACCACAAAATATTTTAAAGGCCCTGCAAAGGTAA
- the hisS gene encoding histidine--tRNA ligase, which yields MTMKQEKTKARLPRGFIDRTSGQLYGIETMIAQIREVYELYGFESLETPIFEYTDVLGKFLPDSDRPNAGVFSLQDDDEQWMSLRYDLTAPLARYFSENFETLPKPYRSYRCGFVFRNEKPGPGRFRQFMQFDADIVGAPTVLADAEICMMAADSLEKLGIQQKDYVIRLNNRKILDGVLELIGLGGKEQEGKRLTVLRAIDKLDKFGPEGVRLLLGQGRLDESGDFTKGAGLKEKEIECILALMTVGAETAGETIDNLKKMVGQSVQGLEGVCELEEMQGIFAENGYQQRVKIDPSVVRGLEYYTGPVFEAELLFDIFNDDGKRVVFGSVGGGGRYDGLVARFRGENIPATGFSIGVSRLISALQNLDKLPVKEMIGPVVVLVMDKEPEALVRYQKMVMRLRQAGIRSELYLGASGIKAQMKYADRRYAPCVVIQGIQERKEGKIQIKDLVEGARLSHEIKDNQTWRESNPAQVTVDEDQLIQTVRNILIAQKS from the coding sequence ATGACTATGAAACAAGAGAAAACAAAAGCCCGTTTACCTCGTGGTTTTATTGATCGTACAAGCGGACAATTATATGGCATTGAAACAATGATTGCCCAAATTCGTGAGGTTTATGAACTTTACGGTTTTGAATCATTGGAAACACCAATTTTTGAATATACGGATGTTCTTGGTAAATTTTTACCCGATTCAGATCGCCCAAATGCAGGTGTTTTTTCTTTGCAAGATGATGATGAGCAATGGATGTCTTTACGCTATGATTTGACAGCTCCGCTGGCTCGTTATTTTTCAGAGAATTTTGAAACTTTACCTAAGCCTTATCGGAGTTATCGTTGTGGATTTGTTTTTCGGAATGAAAAACCGGGACCAGGTCGTTTTCGACAATTTATGCAGTTTGATGCCGATATCGTTGGAGCACCAACGGTGTTGGCTGATGCGGAGATCTGCATGATGGCAGCGGATAGTTTAGAAAAATTGGGCATTCAGCAGAAAGATTATGTTATTCGTCTGAATAATCGGAAGATTTTGGATGGTGTTTTAGAGTTGATTGGTTTAGGCGGAAAGGAACAGGAGGGAAAACGCTTAACTGTTCTGAGAGCTATTGATAAGTTGGATAAATTTGGTCCAGAAGGGGTCCGCTTGCTTTTGGGACAGGGTCGTTTGGATGAAAGTGGTGATTTTACCAAAGGAGCGGGACTGAAGGAAAAGGAAATTGAATGTATTCTTGCTTTGATGACTGTCGGTGCTGAAACAGCTGGGGAAACAATTGATAATTTGAAAAAGATGGTTGGGCAGAGTGTTCAAGGCCTTGAAGGGGTTTGTGAGCTTGAAGAAATGCAAGGGATTTTTGCTGAAAATGGTTATCAACAACGTGTCAAAATTGATCCATCGGTTGTGCGGGGATTGGAATATTATACGGGGCCTGTTTTTGAAGCTGAACTGCTTTTTGATATTTTTAATGATGATGGGAAAAGAGTCGTATTTGGATCTGTTGGTGGAGGGGGACGTTACGATGGGTTGGTTGCTCGCTTTCGTGGAGAAAATATTCCAGCGACAGGTTTTTCTATTGGCGTTTCGCGTTTAATATCCGCTTTGCAAAATCTTGACAAACTCCCTGTGAAGGAAATGATAGGTCCCGTTGTGGTCCTAGTAATGGATAAAGAACCAGAAGCTCTTGTGCGTTATCAGAAAATGGTGATGCGTTTGCGTCAAGCTGGTATTCGATCTGAACTCTATTTAGGTGCATCAGGGATTAAGGCACAGATGAAATATGCCGATCGACGTTATGCTCCTTGCGTGGTTATTCAAGGAATACAAGAGCGCAAAGAGGGAAAAATTCAAATTAAAGATTTGGTCGAAGGAGCACGTTTATCTCATGAAATTAAAGATAATCAAACATGGCGTGAAAGCAATCCAGCACAAGTAACCGTTGATGAAGATCAATTGATTCAAACGGTTCGAAATATTCTTATCGCCCAAAAATCATAG
- a CDS encoding DUF3792 domain-containing protein, whose protein sequence is METRIPTKHPLERHFTDQFSLETETCHYSRPCLSWSSIFAGLLTLLATSVCFSFLLAALGFGQMSFSSAFSLEKSFLSVEISSVLVLCLSFSFGGYIAGRFANHSGALHGFLTWCLFMLLVAIQSTVLLSGAVHLGAKTVSGVVSATGQVISGLGSEGRKVISLTEGNNFENFFNDKNNVLFDFNKLSNELQALLNKSDIPALNPDTLYNAYRASIKDIRSTMTSVKNDPSNYRLLTKQLGERLSDRVKKLNTQIDRRDVIDGLINNGMSQAEAEKTADRAIDIYQTANKKTKEAIQSLNKHVDALSHKVDKVVQNSREIGDKAVGTVSKIGIWSFLGSLLGALIASVSGYYGYKRQYHSYKF, encoded by the coding sequence ATGGAAACGCGGATCCCAACGAAACACCCCTTAGAAAGACATTTTACAGACCAATTTTCTTTAGAGACGGAGACTTGTCACTATTCGCGTCCTTGTTTATCTTGGTCATCGATTTTTGCTGGTTTACTAACGCTTTTAGCGACATCGGTATGTTTTTCCTTTTTGTTAGCAGCGTTAGGCTTTGGTCAGATGAGTTTTTCTTCTGCCTTTTCTCTAGAGAAGAGCTTTCTCTCTGTTGAAATTAGTTCGGTCCTTGTTCTTTGTCTAAGTTTCAGCTTTGGGGGATATATTGCCGGTCGTTTTGCCAATCATTCAGGAGCCCTTCACGGTTTTTTGACCTGGTGCCTTTTCATGCTTTTGGTGGCGATCCAAAGCACAGTTTTACTTTCTGGAGCGGTTCATTTAGGAGCGAAGACTGTTTCTGGAGTTGTTTCTGCCACGGGACAAGTGATCAGTGGTCTAGGCTCTGAAGGCAGAAAGGTTATCTCCCTCACAGAAGGCAACAATTTTGAGAATTTTTTCAATGACAAAAATAACGTTCTGTTTGATTTTAACAAACTCAGCAATGAGTTACAGGCACTTTTAAACAAGAGCGATATTCCAGCTCTCAATCCAGACACTCTCTACAATGCCTATAGAGCATCCATCAAAGATATTCGATCTACCATGACATCTGTTAAGAATGACCCTTCTAACTATCGTCTTTTGACTAAACAGCTTGGAGAACGCCTCTCGGATCGTGTTAAAAAGCTCAATACCCAAATTGATCGTCGTGACGTCATCGATGGCTTGATCAATAACGGTATGTCACAAGCTGAAGCAGAAAAGACGGCAGACCGTGCAATTGATATTTATCAAACAGCCAACAAAAAAACTAAAGAGGCTATTCAATCCTTAAACAAACATGTAGATGCTCTCTCACACAAAGTTGATAAAGTGGTCCAAAATAGCCGTGAGATTGGCGATAAAGCAGTTGGTACAGTTTCTAAGATTGGGATATGGAGTTTTTTGGGTAGCCTTCTTGGTGCTTTAATTGCTAGCGTTTCCGGATATTACGGTTATAAAAGACAGTATCACTCTTATAAATTTTAA
- a CDS encoding M23 family metallopeptidase: protein MWDNQHQTNDPGQDPALVIQRSKPANRQVSVRWLTGTILTGVTSCILMGIALFAALEGKHTLITPAQWFLLEDHSREDYDKKGDRIAPTHARQSFDKKRQFELSTLQKKGNKQVVETQNFEWIRMALAEERRNKYTYPPFDALSIFSNDSNNQVAQSLEGGQIYGAKIETKMTLHSRDFIIEQTHFDETDILTDEEAQKEIQKSGFSLDKNNENFSPLPLLDPTQLNISSSSLKTPKIPNVRLVQENVTVTAQNQRIDLTKNYAEDIIPIRKKQTILEALQKSDYSQEQMERIAKILAKLNRSNTLKAGSLLRIGIVTQQGEEDHLVRASIYQGMNHIITIALNDDNQFVVSTEPEMSHVLKTAFEKGQPHSYVNMAQLPTVYDAIYQAVLSHNMSQSLSQHLIRLLAMNIDMKSRITPTDQLEIFYAVPKQQNTEKNNKSTKNGMLLQTASSPADPEIRYISATFGSVTYKYYRYQSKNSGADYYDSEGKSSKPFLLRKPIPNGIFGSPFGPRKHPILGYVRMHTGVDWVAPKGSPIIAVGDGVVTKVGVVSGYGNHTEIKHANGYVSSYSHQNNHAANIKPGVKVRQGQIIGYVGSTGLATGPHCHFEIVVNGKKVDPMRIRLPDSKSLKDQDLQTFLKEKKNIDALIYSVTQPENAS, encoded by the coding sequence ATGTGGGATAATCAGCATCAGACAAATGATCCCGGGCAAGACCCTGCACTTGTGATACAACGTTCTAAACCCGCAAATCGGCAGGTTTCTGTGCGTTGGCTTACGGGAACGATTCTCACTGGAGTGACCTCTTGTATTCTTATGGGAATCGCACTTTTTGCTGCTTTAGAAGGTAAACACACTTTAATTACCCCTGCACAATGGTTTTTATTAGAAGATCACTCTCGTGAAGACTATGACAAAAAAGGGGACCGTATTGCCCCCACACATGCCCGTCAAAGCTTTGATAAAAAAAGACAATTTGAATTATCTACGCTTCAAAAAAAAGGAAATAAACAAGTTGTTGAGACTCAGAATTTTGAATGGATCCGAATGGCTTTAGCCGAAGAACGCCGTAATAAATATACCTATCCGCCCTTTGATGCCTTAAGTATTTTTTCTAATGATTCGAACAATCAAGTTGCTCAATCTCTTGAAGGAGGACAAATCTACGGAGCAAAAATTGAAACAAAAATGACTTTACACAGCCGTGATTTTATTATTGAGCAGACTCACTTTGATGAGACTGATATACTAACTGATGAAGAAGCACAAAAAGAAATACAAAAATCCGGGTTCTCTTTAGATAAAAACAATGAGAATTTTTCACCTCTTCCTTTGTTAGACCCTACACAACTCAATATTTCATCATCTTCTCTTAAAACACCGAAAATTCCTAACGTGCGTCTTGTCCAAGAAAATGTCACTGTTACAGCACAAAACCAACGAATTGATCTGACCAAAAACTATGCTGAAGATATTATTCCCATTCGCAAAAAACAGACAATTTTAGAAGCTCTTCAAAAATCCGATTATTCACAAGAACAAATGGAGCGAATTGCAAAAATATTAGCTAAATTGAATCGTTCAAATACACTCAAAGCAGGAAGCCTTTTACGCATTGGAATTGTTACACAACAGGGTGAAGAAGATCATCTTGTACGGGCAAGTATTTATCAAGGAATGAATCATATTATCACAATTGCCCTCAATGATGACAACCAATTTGTTGTAAGTACAGAACCAGAAATGTCGCATGTGCTTAAAACTGCATTTGAAAAAGGTCAGCCTCATTCTTATGTTAATATGGCACAATTACCAACGGTCTATGATGCAATCTATCAAGCTGTTCTCAGTCATAACATGTCACAATCTCTTTCACAGCATCTTATTCGTTTGCTTGCAATGAATATTGATATGAAAAGCCGCATCACACCAACTGATCAGCTTGAAATATTTTACGCTGTTCCCAAACAACAAAATACTGAAAAAAACAATAAGAGCACAAAAAATGGCATGCTGCTGCAAACTGCATCCTCTCCTGCAGATCCTGAAATCCGTTATATAAGTGCAACTTTTGGCAGTGTTACTTATAAATATTACCGTTACCAATCCAAAAATAGCGGAGCCGATTATTATGATTCAGAAGGCAAAAGTTCAAAGCCTTTTTTACTGCGAAAACCGATTCCTAATGGCATTTTTGGTTCTCCTTTTGGTCCACGGAAGCACCCTATTTTAGGCTATGTGCGCATGCATACAGGTGTTGATTGGGTTGCTCCAAAAGGATCACCCATCATTGCCGTTGGAGATGGTGTAGTAACAAAAGTTGGGGTAGTTAGCGGTTATGGAAACCATACAGAAATTAAACATGCTAATGGCTATGTTAGTAGTTATTCACACCAAAATAATCATGCCGCAAATATTAAACCAGGTGTCAAAGTACGACAAGGACAAATCATTGGATATGTTGGATCGACCGGTCTTGCAACTGGACCTCACTGTCATTTTGAAATCGTTGTTAATGGTAAAAAAGTTGATCCTATGCGTATTCGTTTGCCTGATAGCAAATCTTTAAAAGATCAAGATCTGCAAACATTCTTGAAAGAAAAAAAGAATATTGACGCTTTAATATACAGTGTAACACAACCAGAAAATGCGTCTTAA
- a CDS encoding sensor histidine kinase, which yields MIIKTNLSPKISISDSTTSRWRWGAIIISLFMALLASTFIILLSSAVDREVAQLNTSSELREQADLVLIGLVDMAAANRSYEKSRRLEDKIRFEKAVLHLDDILNYIALLVHSHSQWYTWFTAFKKEVKARIAVMKDHMVALDSSPDQSILPSFFPEIKASQITRLAQLMTDFIDGDDIERQKKREDIALMRAALTLAAIISVVSTFVSAYFVINRFRCDIRSLKTYQLLLHSENTALEARVKERTQELEKARNYAEKERCRVEMLLQDASHRIGNSLGTVSSLLGLQLNRSKNEEVRAVLGAARDRIQTISAAHRRLRLSDDMETTLLADFLNLVVHDVELAIPFELRENITIHTDFKDCQLSSRDATTLGIILGELLTNSLKHAFPDKRRGNIYISCGPQNNGKMALIVEDDGVGMCGQNEELKTGLGSLVVEQLCMQFGEKSLFETSKLGGTKVIIPLPKLIENCSDRL from the coding sequence ATGATAATAAAGACGAATTTGTCTCCTAAAATATCCATTTCTGATTCAACGACATCACGTTGGCGATGGGGAGCAATTATTATTTCTCTTTTTATGGCTCTTTTGGCTTCGACCTTTATTATTTTATTGTCCAGTGCTGTTGATCGGGAAGTCGCACAGTTAAACACAAGTTCAGAACTGCGTGAACAAGCAGATTTAGTGCTTATTGGTTTAGTCGATATGGCTGCAGCAAATCGAAGTTACGAAAAAAGTCGTCGGTTGGAAGATAAAATCCGCTTTGAGAAGGCGGTTCTTCATTTGGATGATATTCTCAATTATATTGCCCTGCTTGTTCACTCTCATTCGCAATGGTATACGTGGTTTACAGCTTTTAAAAAAGAGGTCAAAGCACGTATAGCAGTTATGAAGGATCATATGGTTGCTCTTGATTCATCTCCAGATCAATCTATTCTTCCCTCCTTTTTTCCTGAAATTAAGGCGAGCCAAATTACGCGTTTGGCTCAATTAATGACTGATTTTATCGATGGAGATGATATTGAACGACAAAAAAAACGCGAAGATATAGCGCTTATGCGTGCTGCTTTAACTTTAGCGGCAATTATTTCCGTTGTGAGCACTTTTGTTTCTGCCTATTTTGTTATTAACCGTTTTCGGTGCGATATTCGGTCTTTAAAGACTTATCAGTTACTGCTTCATAGCGAGAATACAGCTCTTGAAGCCCGTGTGAAGGAACGAACACAGGAATTGGAAAAAGCAAGGAATTATGCTGAAAAAGAACGCTGTCGTGTTGAAATGTTGTTACAAGATGCGAGCCATCGCATTGGCAATTCTCTTGGTACGGTTTCTTCTTTGCTTGGTTTGCAATTAAATCGAAGCAAGAATGAAGAAGTTCGCGCTGTTTTAGGAGCAGCTCGCGATCGCATTCAAACAATATCAGCAGCGCATCGGCGTTTGCGTTTGAGTGATGATATGGAAACGACATTATTGGCGGATTTTCTCAATTTGGTTGTACATGATGTCGAATTGGCTATACCATTTGAATTACGAGAAAATATCACTATTCATACGGATTTTAAAGATTGTCAATTATCTTCAAGAGATGCTACAACGCTTGGAATTATTCTCGGTGAATTGCTCACAAATTCTTTAAAACATGCTTTTCCTGATAAGCGCCGTGGGAATATTTATATTTCTTGTGGACCTCAGAATAATGGAAAAATGGCGCTAATCGTTGAAGATGATGGTGTGGGGATGTGCGGTCAAAATGAAGAGCTAAAAACAGGACTTGGCAGTTTGGTTGTAGAACAACTTTGTATGCAATTTGGGGAAAAATCACTATTTGAAACATCTAAATTAGGAGGAACAAAGGTGATAATCCCTTTACCAAAGCTTATAGAAAATTGCTCAGACCGCCTTTAA
- a CDS encoding RNA polymerase sigma factor, with the protein MTRSSKDFKQELLLVLPALRAFAVSLSGKHHKAEDLVQDTLMKAWAKQESFEIGTNIKAWLFTILRNEFYSQMRKRGREVQDSDGTFTQNMAIHPSQYGLLDLQDFKKALSTLSAEQREAIILIGASGFSYEDAAAICNCAVGTIKSRVSRARNRLQELLQVNGECDYGPDLYSAGTILCSFSD; encoded by the coding sequence ATGACACGTAGCTCAAAAGATTTTAAACAAGAATTGCTTTTAGTTTTGCCAGCTTTGCGTGCTTTTGCTGTTTCTTTAAGTGGCAAACACCATAAAGCCGAGGATTTAGTGCAAGATACGCTTATGAAAGCATGGGCTAAGCAGGAAAGTTTTGAAATAGGAACCAATATAAAGGCATGGCTTTTTACGATTTTGCGCAATGAATTTTACAGTCAAATGCGGAAAAGAGGAAGAGAAGTGCAAGATAGTGATGGCACTTTCACTCAAAATATGGCTATTCATCCTTCTCAATATGGGCTGCTCGATTTACAGGATTTTAAAAAAGCTTTAAGCACCTTATCAGCTGAACAGAGAGAGGCAATTATTTTAATTGGTGCATCTGGTTTTTCTTATGAAGATGCAGCAGCTATTTGCAATTGCGCTGTTGGAACAATTAAAAGCCGCGTAAGTCGTGCACGCAATCGTTTGCAGGAGCTTCTTCAAGTAAATGGTGAATGCGATTATGGTCCTGATCTTTATTCAGCTGGAACTATCTTGTGTTCTTTTAGTGATTAA
- a CDS encoding NepR family anti-sigma factor: MNNFGEKNLTDYFVFEDDLLGANNEIALKLRQFYMQIQEEPLPLHLLELLDRLEQAEQDSFYREEKRFDLL; encoded by the coding sequence ATGAACAACTTTGGTGAAAAAAATCTCACCGATTATTTTGTGTTTGAAGATGATCTTCTCGGAGCAAATAATGAAATAGCACTGAAATTGCGGCAATTTTATATGCAAATTCAAGAAGAGCCGCTTCCCCTGCATTTATTAGAACTTTTGGACAGACTGGAACAGGCAGAACAAGATAGCTTTTATCGAGAAGAAAAAAGGTTTGATCTCTTATGA
- a CDS encoding response regulator, with translation MSLSTRIAPHLPYLRRFARSITGSQTSGDAYVAAMLEALIVDLSIFPQASSDRIGVYQLFCHLFDQTTPNIAEPLPQFGFEQKACTQLSYLTPRARQAFLLIAVEGFNEGEAGEIMKIDSQKFHQLLNQASFDISQQIATQVMIIEDEPLIAMDIEQMVESLGHKVIGIARTHDEAVMMYHQKKPRLILADIQLADNSSGIDAVNDILKNDCIPVIFITAFPERLLTGERPEPTFLVTKPFNPDMVKALISQALFFQENASKAA, from the coding sequence ATGTCATTATCAACACGCATTGCCCCTCATCTTCCTTATCTTAGACGCTTTGCCCGATCCATCACAGGAAGCCAAACTTCTGGTGATGCCTATGTCGCTGCTATGTTAGAAGCGCTTATTGTTGATCTTTCCATTTTTCCACAAGCCTCCAGTGATAGGATTGGAGTTTATCAACTTTTCTGTCATCTTTTTGATCAAACCACACCCAATATTGCAGAACCATTGCCACAATTTGGTTTTGAACAAAAAGCCTGTACTCAATTATCCTATCTAACTCCCCGCGCACGACAAGCTTTTTTACTCATTGCTGTTGAAGGATTTAATGAAGGTGAAGCGGGAGAAATCATGAAAATTGATTCACAAAAGTTTCATCAACTCCTCAACCAAGCTTCTTTTGATATCTCTCAACAAATCGCAACACAAGTAATGATTATTGAGGATGAACCTCTGATTGCAATGGATATTGAACAAATGGTAGAAAGTCTTGGGCATAAAGTGATAGGAATTGCACGAACGCATGATGAAGCTGTTATGATGTATCATCAAAAAAAACCGCGCCTAATTTTAGCCGATATTCAATTAGCCGATAACAGTTCTGGCATTGACGCAGTCAACGATATCTTAAAAAATGATTGTATCCCGGTAATTTTTATCACGGCTTTTCCTGAAAGATTGCTCACCGGAGAGCGTCCGGAACCAACTTTTTTAGTCACTAAACCCTTTAATCCTGATATGGTAAAAGCTCTTATCTCGCAAGCTTTGTTTTTTCAAGAGAATGCATCCAAAGCTGCCTAA
- a CDS encoding PAS domain-containing sensor histidine kinase has product MFVPPSNISIDRSHLSALMQAIRGADICVLYQTTNLIYLWAENLPKPLQSKWRIGCRDSDFFSIDLADNMETIKLQVLSTGQTQTIEARFEDTAKQTIWYKFSIDCHRNENGKIIGIITTGVDISGLRRREQVLKILLREVSHRSKNLLAIIQSIATQTARYTESLQTFLRKFQGRLHSLSHSQDLITESDWRGAQFRELVQTQILNYLVKETERFSIKGVDPYLFPNAVLHIGLAFHELIINSLSFGALSQEEGNVSITCTVSTIGEGKTQLFITWSEEFKKKIFLPGHKKACFGNTVLDKIVPIAVDGSAFLKLTEDGMIYCLSVSNTYFDILS; this is encoded by the coding sequence ATGTTCGTTCCCCCTTCAAACATATCTATTGATAGATCACACCTCAGCGCTTTAATGCAAGCAATCCGCGGTGCTGATATTTGTGTTTTATATCAGACAACAAATCTGATTTATTTATGGGCAGAAAACCTGCCTAAACCTTTGCAAAGCAAATGGCGAATTGGATGTCGTGATAGTGATTTTTTCTCGATCGATCTTGCTGATAATATGGAAACCATCAAGCTTCAGGTTTTATCAACAGGACAAACACAAACTATTGAAGCACGGTTTGAAGATACCGCTAAACAAACGATTTGGTACAAATTTTCTATTGATTGCCATCGGAATGAAAACGGAAAAATCATTGGTATCATCACCACAGGCGTTGATATTTCAGGTCTACGCCGTCGCGAACAAGTACTTAAAATATTACTGCGAGAAGTAAGCCACCGTTCTAAAAATCTTTTAGCGATTATCCAAAGTATTGCAACTCAAACTGCGCGCTATACAGAATCATTGCAAACTTTTTTAAGAAAATTTCAGGGACGTCTTCATTCTCTTTCCCATTCCCAAGATCTGATTACTGAATCTGACTGGCGCGGCGCTCAATTTCGTGAATTGGTACAAACACAAATTTTAAACTATTTAGTAAAAGAAACGGAGCGTTTTTCTATTAAGGGTGTAGACCCTTATCTTTTTCCAAATGCAGTTTTGCATATTGGATTAGCTTTTCATGAATTAATTATTAATTCGCTTTCTTTTGGCGCTTTATCACAAGAAGAAGGTAATGTCTCTATTACTTGCACGGTCAGCACAATAGGCGAAGGAAAAACGCAACTTTTTATTACATGGAGTGAAGAATTTAAAAAGAAAATCTTTCTTCCTGGGCATAAGAAAGCCTGTTTTGGAAATACCGTTTTGGACAAAATTGTTCCTATTGCAGTTGATGGTTCAGCTTTTTTAAAATTGACAGAAGACGGAATGATCTATTGCCTCTCTGTTTCTAATACTTATTTTGATATTTTATCTTAG
- a CDS encoding DUF4167 domain-containing protein, with translation MRPQQNRRVRGRNNNNNNNRRSPNPLSRNYESNGPDVKIRGNAQQIADKYISLARDAQGAGDRVMSENYLQHAEHYLRIILAAADQMSQFHKRDENHEQEFEEKSAEENVKGGNNEGRSSLQEQPLKNGDGQKDKDKEKRAEDQNSWSDQVDQKEQQIIEEGVGTVKQSRRLSHRRKIRVSETLSSEQSAIVSEGTERNMTSAEKIISLPLLNEKEQKKPRRRRSVSSSAEENT, from the coding sequence ATGAGGCCACAGCAGAATAGACGCGTACGCGGTCGCAATAATAATAACAATAACAATCGTCGCAGTCCTAATCCGTTGTCTCGTAATTATGAAAGCAACGGGCCAGATGTTAAAATTCGTGGGAATGCTCAGCAAATTGCTGATAAATATATAAGTCTTGCTCGTGATGCACAAGGAGCCGGTGATCGCGTTATGTCTGAGAATTATCTGCAGCATGCTGAACATTATTTGCGTATTATTTTAGCTGCTGCTGATCAAATGTCTCAATTTCATAAACGTGATGAAAATCATGAGCAAGAATTTGAAGAAAAAAGCGCTGAAGAAAACGTAAAAGGGGGTAATAATGAGGGGAGATCATCGCTGCAAGAACAGCCATTAAAAAATGGTGATGGGCAAAAAGATAAAGATAAAGAAAAGCGTGCAGAGGATCAAAATTCCTGGTCCGATCAAGTTGATCAGAAAGAACAGCAAATTATTGAAGAAGGTGTTGGAACTGTCAAACAATCACGACGTCTTTCACATCGCCGTAAGATACGTGTTTCAGAAACATTGTCTTCTGAACAATCAGCAATCGTTTCAGAAGGTACTGAAAGAAATATGACATCAGCGGAAAAGATTATTTCTCTTCCTTTATTAAATGAAAAGGAGCAGAAAAAGCCACGTCGGCGCCGGAGTGTATCTTCTTCAGCAGAAGAAAATACTTAA
- a CDS encoding formate dehydrogenase accessory protein FdhE produces the protein MLYEKDSEKLDAPHTTPSSFIIKFPDREVLFAKRAQRFTDLATTHSAKNTLLFLANFCTVQQKLVERFKDFSSALARFGALSTPFIDREKILELGFYESVVHDFLNNMSTYSLSTKQKEALNTTHLQKDQWRLWGNNILHCKIPPKQAGEHLFITGVLQIIYSLAASQLNSQIVKLQQQNLCPACRGIHSASIIIDEGLKEESTRFCSCLYCGTLWHYPPFQCTFCESTESVSCCDFNKSSETVLVETCQTCQRSCKQLDQRKNPSLEVFADDIAYTLDHISQSPLPLKKGAFNPFLMEYT, from the coding sequence ATGCTATACGAAAAAGATTCAGAGAAATTAGACGCGCCTCATACAACTCCTTCCTCATTTATTATCAAATTTCCTGATAGAGAAGTTTTGTTTGCCAAACGAGCTCAACGCTTTACAGATTTAGCCACCACTCACTCTGCTAAAAATACCCTTCTCTTTTTAGCTAATTTTTGCACAGTCCAACAAAAATTAGTCGAACGATTTAAAGATTTTTCCAGTGCACTTGCTCGTTTTGGTGCTCTTTCGACTCCTTTTATTGATCGAGAAAAGATATTAGAATTGGGGTTTTATGAAAGTGTTGTGCATGATTTTTTAAACAATATGTCAACGTATAGTCTCTCCACAAAACAAAAAGAAGCTTTAAACACAACGCATCTTCAAAAAGATCAATGGCGTCTCTGGGGAAATAATATACTTCATTGTAAAATTCCTCCAAAACAAGCAGGAGAACATCTTTTTATCACTGGTGTTTTACAAATTATTTATTCTCTGGCTGCTTCACAGCTCAATTCTCAAATTGTAAAGCTGCAACAACAGAATCTGTGCCCTGCCTGCAGAGGAATACATTCAGCAAGTATTATTATTGATGAAGGACTAAAAGAAGAAAGCACACGATTTTGTTCATGTCTTTATTGTGGCACCTTATGGCATTATCCACCTTTTCAGTGCACCTTTTGCGAATCAACTGAAAGCGTCTCTTGCTGCGATTTTAACAAAAGTTCAGAGACTGTTCTCGTTGAAACATGTCAGACATGTCAGCGTTCTTGCAAACAACTCGATCAACGTAAAAATCCGTCTTTGGAAGTTTTTGCTGATGATATCGCCTATACACTAGATCACATCTCGCAATCTCCTCTGCCTTTAAAGAAAGGAGCTTTTAATCCCTTTCTAATGGAATACACATAA